From Pirellulales bacterium, one genomic window encodes:
- a CDS encoding O-antigen ligase family protein, whose product MSHKRPPPSSTKDREDDSLRPWLLAGAVALFVARPLLPSEGTLAGGDAVVLMLGPLLLLVAWALRAVMRCGGTARLGMVDLVVLFLVVWHGAAAWRALPNGAPRAAINAAWQLVSLAALFFIVRQLVVTAREVRAIAAVMIGLAVAMSALGYHQYFYSIPRDQARYRADPEGALKEARVAAPPGSRQRVLFEQRINSSEPMATFALTNSLAGFLVPWLLVSLGICAMAGVTRARDPLLWIPAVLCAIVTAGCLVLTKSRAGYVASAAGAAALALWTVVQGAQLSRKAMLAGGIAIGLLIAGAIGVGAIDREVLSEAGKSLGYRLQYWQATCAMIADHPWFGCGPGQFQSYYTQYMLPEASETVADPHNFLLEVCATAGLPSGLALLAVIVLVGRRLLWPGPASLAEDSTKANYIYIGAASGFLLAWALGPLATVPLGVPALAGGLASAALAVGGLAPWVRRGTLTAGVLAVAAAALLINLLAGGGINFAGVAGSLWLLAALCLASTERVRPLHIAGSAALFAVAVGLAIGFYLQTYGPVLACNAELDLADVDSSHAESHLQAAAAADPQSAEPRKRLAMLEWEHWRSFPSPAAFERWTAALDDAVRLDPHAAPLAELKGDICLEAYQSTHQAEPLMMAVAAYRRAVNLYPNSGALHAKLAVALAEEGEQATAADEARVALQLDALTPHADQKLPGEMRERLQTLAEAPN is encoded by the coding sequence ATGAGTCACAAGCGCCCGCCGCCGTCGTCGACCAAGGATCGCGAGGACGATTCCCTCCGACCGTGGCTCCTGGCCGGGGCGGTGGCGCTATTCGTGGCGCGGCCTCTTTTGCCCAGCGAAGGAACTCTCGCCGGCGGCGATGCGGTCGTGCTGATGCTCGGGCCGCTCTTGCTCTTGGTCGCCTGGGCTTTGCGGGCCGTGATGCGATGCGGCGGAACGGCGCGGTTGGGCATGGTGGATCTGGTCGTCTTGTTCCTGGTCGTATGGCACGGCGCGGCGGCCTGGCGAGCGCTACCAAACGGCGCTCCGCGAGCGGCGATTAATGCCGCCTGGCAATTGGTATCGCTGGCCGCGCTCTTCTTCATTGTCCGACAGTTGGTCGTGACCGCCCGCGAGGTGCGCGCGATAGCGGCGGTTATGATCGGCCTGGCCGTCGCCATGAGCGCCCTGGGCTATCACCAGTATTTCTACAGCATCCCGCGCGACCAGGCCCGCTATCGCGCCGATCCGGAGGGGGCCTTGAAAGAGGCCCGCGTCGCCGCGCCGCCCGGCTCGCGACAGCGCGTCTTGTTCGAGCAGCGCATCAACAGCAGCGAGCCGATGGCCACGTTCGCGCTGACGAATTCGCTCGCGGGCTTCCTCGTGCCGTGGCTCCTGGTGTCGCTTGGCATCTGCGCCATGGCCGGCGTGACGCGGGCGCGCGATCCGCTTCTGTGGATTCCCGCGGTGCTCTGCGCAATCGTGACTGCGGGTTGTCTCGTGTTGACGAAGAGTCGTGCCGGCTATGTGGCAAGCGCCGCCGGTGCCGCGGCGCTTGCGCTCTGGACGGTCGTACAAGGGGCCCAGCTATCGCGCAAGGCGATGCTCGCGGGCGGGATTGCGATCGGGCTATTGATCGCCGGTGCCATCGGTGTCGGCGCGATCGATCGGGAAGTCTTGAGCGAGGCCGGTAAGTCGCTCGGCTATCGACTGCAGTATTGGCAAGCCACCTGTGCCATGATCGCCGATCATCCCTGGTTCGGCTGCGGGCCGGGGCAGTTCCAAAGTTATTACACGCAGTACATGCTGCCCGAAGCCAGCGAGACGGTGGCCGATCCACACAACTTCCTGCTCGAGGTTTGTGCCACCGCCGGGCTGCCCTCCGGGTTAGCGCTGCTCGCGGTGATTGTACTGGTCGGTCGCCGTTTACTCTGGCCCGGCCCAGCGTCACTGGCCGAGGACAGCACAAAGGCGAATTACATCTACATCGGCGCCGCGAGTGGCTTCTTGCTGGCCTGGGCTCTCGGCCCGTTGGCGACCGTGCCCTTGGGCGTGCCCGCGCTTGCCGGTGGATTAGCGAGCGCTGCACTGGCCGTCGGCGGTCTCGCGCCGTGGGTGCGTCGTGGCACGTTGACAGCGGGAGTTCTGGCCGTTGCGGCAGCGGCGTTGCTGATCAACTTGCTGGCAGGCGGTGGAATTAATTTCGCTGGCGTGGCCGGTTCGCTGTGGTTGTTGGCCGCGCTATGTCTCGCGTCGACCGAGCGCGTGCGGCCACTACACATTGCCGGGTCGGCGGCGCTCTTTGCGGTCGCGGTCGGGCTTGCTATCGGCTTTTATCTCCAAACTTACGGGCCGGTGCTGGCGTGTAACGCCGAACTCGATTTGGCGGACGTCGACTCGTCCCACGCCGAGTCGCACTTGCAGGCAGCAGCGGCCGCCGATCCGCAAAGTGCCGAACCGCGCAAGCGCTTGGCAATGCTCGAGTGGGAGCATTGGCGCTCGTTTCCGTCGCCGGCGGCCTTTGAACGCTGGACCGCTGCGCTCGACGACGCCGTGCGACTCGATCCGCACGCGGCGCCGCTCGCGGAATTGAAGGGAGATATCTGCCTGGAGGCCTACCAAAGCACGCATCAGGCCGAGCCCTTGATGATGGCCGTGGCAGCGTACCGGCGCGCGGTGAATCTGTACCCCAACAGTGGCGCCCTCCACGCCAAGCTCGCCGTGGCCCTGGCCGAAGAGGGGGAGCAGGCGACCGCAGCCGACGAGGCCCGCGTGGCCTTGCAACTCGATGCATTGACGCCGCATGCCGATCAGAAACTCCCCGGCGAAATGCGGGAACGCCTGCAGACGCTGGCCGAGGCGCCGAATTGA